A single Cryomorphaceae bacterium DNA region contains:
- a CDS encoding urocanate hydratase — protein sequence MTAFAEAIRGGIPTELPKPKSYDPEINHAPKRKEILSPEEKKLALRNALRYFPSKWHKTLAPEFAEELKTYGRIYMHRFRPDYEMYARPVSEYPARSPQAAAIMLMIQNNLDPRVAQHPHELITYGGNGAVFQNWAQYLLTMQYLSEMTEEQTLHMYSGHPMGLFPSHREAPRVIVTNGMMIPNYSQPDDWEKFNALGVTQYGQMTAGSYMYIGPQGIVHGTTITVLNAARKLGRTGSDLGSTLFVTAGLGGMSGAQPKAGNIAGVVSITAEVNPKAAYKRHEQGWVDEVIEGVDATIDAALEYMSREEAHSIAYLGNIVDLWERLAEREIHVHLGSDQTSLHNPWAGGYYPVDMSYEEANELMASDPQAFKVRIQETLRRHAAAVNKLTAAGMYFFDYGNAFLLEASRAGADIMADNGIDFRYPSYVQDIMGPMCFDYGFGPFRWVCASGNAADLQKSDDIACAVLEDIRRSSPPEIQQQMADNIQWIRGAQENKLVVGSQARILYADAEGRIEIARAFNKAIAAGEMGPVVLGRDHHDVSGTDSPFRETSNIYDGSQFTADMAIHNVIGDSFRGATWVSIHNGGGVGWGEVMNGGFGMLLDGSDEAERRLEQMLFYDVNNGIARRAWARNDEAIFAIRREMERSPGLKVTLPERADDELIDSALR from the coding sequence ATGACCGCATTTGCTGAGGCTATCCGAGGTGGAATTCCCACGGAACTCCCCAAGCCCAAGTCCTACGATCCAGAAATCAATCACGCCCCCAAGCGGAAGGAGATTTTAAGTCCCGAGGAAAAGAAACTGGCCTTGAGAAATGCGCTGCGTTATTTTCCATCGAAGTGGCACAAGACTCTAGCTCCTGAGTTTGCCGAGGAATTGAAGACCTATGGACGCATCTACATGCACCGTTTCCGTCCTGATTACGAGATGTATGCCCGACCAGTATCGGAATATCCCGCACGCAGTCCGCAGGCAGCCGCCATCATGTTGATGATTCAGAACAATCTTGATCCTCGTGTGGCACAGCATCCGCATGAGCTCATTACCTACGGTGGAAATGGTGCTGTTTTTCAGAATTGGGCCCAGTACTTACTTACGATGCAGTACCTGAGCGAAATGACGGAAGAGCAGACCCTTCATATGTACAGCGGTCATCCAATGGGGCTTTTCCCCTCGCACCGCGAGGCGCCGAGAGTCATTGTGACCAACGGAATGATGATTCCCAACTACAGCCAACCAGATGATTGGGAGAAGTTTAATGCTCTTGGGGTCACACAGTACGGACAAATGACCGCTGGATCGTATATGTACATCGGCCCGCAGGGCATCGTTCATGGGACCACCATTACTGTACTCAATGCTGCTCGAAAACTCGGACGCACAGGATCTGACTTGGGCAGTACACTTTTTGTGACTGCGGGTCTAGGAGGGATGTCTGGTGCCCAACCTAAGGCGGGGAACATTGCCGGTGTAGTGAGCATTACTGCTGAGGTCAACCCCAAGGCGGCGTACAAGCGTCACGAACAAGGATGGGTTGATGAGGTCATTGAGGGCGTGGATGCTACCATCGATGCGGCCCTGGAGTATATGAGCCGTGAGGAGGCGCATTCCATTGCGTACCTCGGAAATATCGTCGATCTCTGGGAGCGCTTGGCAGAACGAGAGATTCACGTTCACCTGGGATCGGACCAAACGTCACTGCACAACCCATGGGCTGGGGGATACTATCCAGTGGATATGAGTTATGAAGAGGCCAATGAACTCATGGCGAGTGATCCACAAGCCTTCAAAGTGCGGATTCAAGAGACTTTACGACGTCATGCTGCAGCGGTGAACAAGCTTACCGCAGCAGGGATGTATTTCTTTGATTACGGAAATGCTTTTTTGTTGGAAGCCAGCCGTGCGGGAGCAGACATCATGGCGGATAACGGAATTGATTTTCGCTATCCGAGTTATGTGCAAGATATCATGGGGCCCATGTGTTTCGATTACGGGTTTGGCCCGTTTCGTTGGGTTTGCGCGAGTGGGAATGCAGCCGACTTGCAGAAGAGCGACGATATAGCATGCGCCGTTTTGGAAGATATTCGCCGTAGTAGTCCACCGGAAATTCAACAGCAAATGGCTGACAATATTCAGTGGATTCGCGGTGCTCAAGAGAACAAACTCGTTGTGGGTTCTCAAGCTCGAATCCTCTATGCGGATGCCGAAGGGCGGATCGAGATTGCTCGAGCCTTCAACAAGGCGATTGCGGCAGGAGAGATGGGGCCGGTCGTTTTGGGACGAGATCACCATGATGTCAGCGGAACGGATTCTCCCTTCCGGGAAACCAGCAACATCTACGATGGCTCGCAATTCACGGCAGACATGGCTATTCACAACGTCATCGGCGATAGTTTTCGCGGAGCCACTTGGGTGAGTATCCATAATGGTGGTGGCGTCGGATGGGGCGAAGTGATGAACGGAGGTTTCGGAATGCTTCTCGATGGATCTGATGAAGCGGAGCGCCGTTTGGAACAGATGCTCTTTTATGATGTGAATAACGGAATTGCCCGTCGAGCATGGGCTCGAAACGATGAGGCGATCTTCGCCATTCGTCGCGAAATGGAGCGTTCTCCAGGCTTAAAAGTGACTCTGCCTGAACGTGCAGATGATGAGCTGATTGATTCAGCGCTTCGTTGA
- a CDS encoding response regulator, whose product MKRLSLFLYLLIGTVLLAACTSSDRPDVRPSAEGGVLDLRSWDFERFGSLELSGEWNFYWEEILVTTGEAENAPVLQDVPGTWNTASLQDSIFPKYGYGTYSLTVLIDSSQLKAGEEMAINVITEGLANLLVVNGKVVGGSGVVGTSKEEYTPLYKPYVADDFTLGHGANEILVQIANFDYRKGGFWSNIRLGTEDRIRRDRERIHRIDFFLIGCLLIMFLYHLGIYGLRSREPSALWFAMACLMSAIRISAIGEYVVGDIPGITWAQVVRLEFIGPFFGMGFFARYVDSIFPNDSNQRIIRLIFLISMALGIFGLIFPPSISNYAIPAFEITLVFVVVYLLSIMFRAMKNDRSGADLFFFGMLLLVLLVVNDVLHNRNVIDTLNAIPYGFFTLLFIHSFLLAKRFSESFASSERLAWELNRTNQELELKVKKRTEQLQIERTNYSTIVENTEDLIWLVDTSLNYVSGNKAHLDAHFAVTGTTLEPGMPVLPADSEFTENLKAMRESYKSALAGESFAIELESTAQDRIVEYSFHPIQDDRDTISGVTVFGRDVTNRRKYEDELKKAKEAAEQASQTKAEFLSIMSHEIRTPMNAVIGMSNILMDEDPREDQLENLKILSFSAENLLSLVNDVLDFSKIEAGKIEIDYHDFNLESTIEGLYKAQNSVAQEKGIELRRSIDPKLPTKVLGDRVRLGQILNNLVSNAIKFTENGSVDIEVNLLEQSSEGYLVRFLVSDTGIGIPKDKLEAIFEHFSQAETSITRQYGGTGLGLTITRRLLHLLNSEVHVESEENKGSTFYFDLLFAITSAIGTDEDMDDEQALTKDHLAGKKVLLVEDNQFNYIIAQKFLTKWGMEVRHEENGQLAIEALEKEEFDLVLMDLQMPVMDGYTASRTIRASEKDYASIPIIALTASALMDVSNKVQEAGMDDYVSKPFNPNDLQAKILRTISKKRR is encoded by the coding sequence ATGAAACGACTCTCCCTATTTTTATACCTCCTCATCGGCACGGTACTTCTTGCTGCGTGCACTTCCTCGGATCGTCCGGATGTTCGCCCTTCCGCTGAAGGTGGAGTTCTTGACTTGCGATCCTGGGACTTTGAGCGATTTGGCTCCTTAGAGCTTTCGGGTGAGTGGAACTTTTATTGGGAAGAGATTCTGGTTACTACAGGGGAAGCAGAGAACGCTCCAGTTCTACAAGACGTTCCCGGGACATGGAATACGGCGAGTCTTCAAGACTCTATATTTCCTAAATACGGTTACGGTACTTATTCACTCACTGTTCTCATTGATTCTAGCCAACTTAAGGCTGGGGAGGAAATGGCGATTAATGTGATTACCGAAGGTTTAGCTAACCTGTTGGTCGTGAATGGAAAGGTAGTTGGAGGCTCCGGCGTGGTTGGCACGTCTAAGGAAGAATATACACCGCTTTACAAGCCATATGTCGCCGATGATTTTACCCTGGGGCATGGTGCTAATGAAATTCTCGTTCAGATAGCGAATTTCGATTACCGGAAGGGTGGTTTTTGGAGCAACATTAGGCTTGGAACGGAAGACCGTATTCGTCGAGACCGTGAACGCATACACCGAATCGACTTTTTCTTGATTGGGTGCTTGTTGATCATGTTTTTGTACCATTTAGGAATCTATGGACTGCGTTCGCGAGAACCGAGTGCCCTTTGGTTTGCCATGGCTTGTTTGATGTCCGCTATTCGGATTTCGGCCATTGGAGAATATGTCGTCGGTGATATCCCGGGAATCACTTGGGCTCAAGTGGTTCGTTTAGAATTCATCGGCCCGTTTTTCGGCATGGGCTTTTTCGCGCGATACGTTGATTCAATTTTTCCCAATGACTCGAATCAGCGCATAATCAGGTTGATCTTTTTAATTTCCATGGCACTCGGGATTTTTGGTCTGATATTTCCTCCATCTATTTCGAATTACGCTATTCCGGCATTTGAAATAACCTTGGTCTTTGTTGTGGTCTACCTATTGTCCATCATGTTCAGGGCGATGAAAAACGACCGATCCGGAGCAGACCTGTTCTTCTTCGGGATGCTTCTATTGGTGCTCTTAGTGGTCAATGATGTATTGCACAATCGAAATGTCATCGATACTCTGAACGCCATTCCGTATGGCTTTTTTACACTCCTTTTCATCCACAGTTTTTTATTGGCTAAGCGGTTTTCTGAGTCCTTTGCGTCTTCAGAACGTTTGGCTTGGGAGCTCAATCGAACCAATCAAGAGCTCGAGCTCAAGGTGAAAAAGAGAACCGAGCAGCTGCAGATTGAGCGAACGAACTACTCCACGATCGTGGAGAATACCGAGGATTTGATTTGGCTAGTCGACACATCGTTGAACTATGTAAGCGGGAATAAAGCCCATCTAGATGCTCATTTTGCTGTTACCGGAACGACGCTTGAGCCCGGAATGCCCGTGCTTCCCGCAGATAGCGAGTTTACAGAGAACCTTAAGGCCATGCGCGAATCGTATAAGTCAGCGCTAGCTGGTGAGAGCTTTGCCATTGAGTTGGAAAGCACCGCACAAGATCGAATTGTCGAGTACAGTTTTCATCCGATTCAAGATGATCGCGATACCATCAGTGGGGTTACTGTGTTTGGGCGCGATGTAACGAATCGAAGGAAATACGAAGACGAATTGAAGAAGGCTAAGGAAGCTGCCGAGCAAGCTTCTCAGACGAAGGCGGAGTTTTTGTCCATCATGAGTCATGAAATTCGGACGCCGATGAACGCGGTGATCGGAATGAGCAACATATTAATGGATGAAGACCCAAGGGAGGATCAGTTGGAGAATCTGAAAATATTGAGTTTCTCCGCAGAGAACCTACTCTCCTTAGTAAATGATGTCCTTGACTTCAGTAAGATCGAAGCGGGCAAAATTGAGATTGATTACCACGACTTCAACCTCGAATCGACTATTGAAGGACTGTATAAGGCACAGAACAGTGTTGCTCAAGAAAAAGGCATAGAATTACGTCGATCCATTGATCCGAAACTGCCTACAAAAGTTCTCGGGGATCGGGTCCGACTCGGCCAAATCCTCAATAACCTCGTCAGCAACGCCATCAAGTTTACGGAGAACGGAAGTGTGGATATTGAAGTGAACCTGCTCGAGCAATCCTCAGAGGGCTACCTCGTTCGATTCCTGGTCTCCGATACCGGGATTGGGATTCCCAAAGACAAACTCGAAGCCATATTTGAGCATTTCTCGCAGGCTGAAACCAGTATTACACGGCAGTACGGTGGAACAGGCTTAGGCTTGACCATTACCCGAAGACTGCTTCACTTGCTCAACTCTGAAGTGCACGTTGAATCCGAGGAGAATAAGGGCTCTACCTTTTATTTCGACTTGCTGTTTGCCATCACCTCCGCAATAGGGACCGATGAAGACATGGACGACGAGCAAGCGTTGACTAAGGATCACCTCGCTGGAAAGAAGGTCTTATTGGTGGAGGATAACCAGTTCAACTACATTATTGCTCAAAAGTTTTTGACCAAGTGGGGCATGGAGGTCCGACATGAAGAGAATGGGCAACTTGCCATAGAGGCCTTGGAGAAGGAAGAATTCGATCTAGTCCTCATGGACCTGCAGATGCCCGTAATGGACGGGTATACCGCGTCAAGAACCATTAGAGCTTCAGAAAAAGACTATGCTTCGATTCCCATAATTGCCCTCACGGCCAGTGCTTTAATGGATGTAAGCAACAAGGTTCAAGAAGCGGGAATGGATGATTATGTTTCTAAACCCTTCAACCCGAATGACCTGCAAGCAAAAATTCTACGTACGATAAGCAAAAAAAGACGTTAG
- a CDS encoding helix-hairpin-helix domain-containing protein, translating to MDLRYCLLLAIFISHLSKGQNDLSDLETWESSGSADQIQFDQEQWVLWKNEPLQMNSASMDDLILLPGVSSIMAHQMIEYRSRVKEIKSPYELLELPAWTIRQVKGIIPLVSFEANKVHHDRPRRYWKHELILRTKFGNDQIFFRNLAPHEGDLGYGYLLYRGRFSDLFRWGVSTEKDPGERLSKGLESPIHRSGFIQWNPNYTIKQFVLERIWIGSIRLSWGRGLINREGFRGSLGPQIKSSGTILARGHASSAETGYQNGILTQGRLGLVDWGVWKSRTPRHIKIDTLEGQFTTAYTDGLFTSSEKTKWWNSSHEERTGIYVLGSFRHWAVGGLFEKRKWESRVPTKPIITEQTRKSIQITRRWSRLKGSFEWGWIGDREKLEFQTLWVPDDQWKLRLTFHRTPYREMLSDPRFMFEIGPQGQEFMRFEQWWNPLPRMRLYWTANREWENSFWAGRIEYGLSEQLTSQIDFRVRKERVDGRLQFRKSWPRLKVTVRNQWNQSKGGLGALTYLDIQWKKSSHSRFYLRWTSYSSSDFDHRLYVYENDLLYTFSVPSFHGKGQRMYFMWTGLFDRHQFWVKTIFHEGWEVRLQYRLKW from the coding sequence ATGGACCTACGGTATTGCTTGCTCTTGGCGATCTTCATAAGTCATTTATCCAAGGGTCAAAACGACCTATCCGACCTAGAGACATGGGAATCATCCGGATCCGCCGACCAAATTCAGTTTGATCAGGAGCAGTGGGTGCTCTGGAAGAATGAACCACTTCAGATGAATAGCGCATCAATGGATGATTTGATCTTGCTTCCGGGAGTGAGTTCGATCATGGCGCATCAAATGATTGAATATCGTTCACGAGTTAAAGAAATCAAAAGTCCTTACGAACTCCTCGAGTTACCCGCATGGACGATCCGTCAGGTCAAAGGCATCATCCCCCTAGTTTCTTTTGAGGCAAACAAGGTTCACCATGATCGGCCTAGACGGTATTGGAAACATGAACTTATCCTTCGGACAAAGTTCGGAAACGATCAAATATTCTTCCGGAACCTCGCCCCCCATGAAGGCGACTTAGGGTATGGATATCTTTTGTACAGAGGGCGATTCAGCGATCTCTTTCGGTGGGGTGTATCGACTGAAAAAGATCCCGGAGAACGTCTATCGAAAGGATTGGAAAGTCCTATACATCGTTCTGGATTTATTCAATGGAATCCGAACTACACGATTAAACAGTTTGTCCTTGAGCGAATTTGGATTGGGTCTATTCGGCTTAGCTGGGGGCGAGGACTTATAAACAGAGAGGGGTTCCGCGGATCGCTGGGGCCTCAAATCAAGAGCTCGGGAACAATTCTTGCACGCGGCCATGCAAGTTCTGCAGAAACGGGGTATCAGAATGGAATTCTCACTCAAGGGCGGTTAGGACTCGTAGACTGGGGCGTGTGGAAAAGCCGTACGCCACGTCATATCAAAATCGATACCCTTGAAGGTCAATTTACTACGGCGTACACGGATGGCCTCTTCACGAGCTCCGAAAAAACAAAATGGTGGAATTCTTCTCATGAGGAGCGAACGGGAATATACGTTCTCGGTTCCTTTCGGCACTGGGCCGTTGGAGGGCTCTTCGAAAAAAGAAAGTGGGAATCGCGGGTTCCAACGAAGCCGATTATTACGGAACAAACAAGAAAAAGTATTCAAATCACCAGACGCTGGAGTCGACTGAAAGGATCCTTCGAGTGGGGATGGATCGGTGATCGAGAGAAGTTGGAATTCCAAACCCTATGGGTTCCAGATGACCAATGGAAATTAAGGCTGACATTCCATCGAACTCCGTATAGGGAAATGCTCAGTGACCCGAGATTCATGTTTGAAATCGGCCCGCAGGGCCAGGAATTTATGCGCTTCGAACAATGGTGGAATCCGCTTCCACGCATGAGGCTTTATTGGACGGCTAATCGCGAATGGGAGAATTCTTTCTGGGCTGGTCGAATCGAATACGGACTGTCTGAGCAACTGACGAGCCAGATAGACTTCAGAGTCCGAAAAGAAAGAGTAGATGGGCGATTGCAATTCCGAAAGTCTTGGCCAAGGCTAAAGGTGACCGTTCGAAACCAGTGGAATCAATCCAAAGGTGGACTAGGGGCGTTGACCTACCTCGATATACAATGGAAAAAGAGTAGTCATTCACGTTTCTATCTTCGCTGGACCAGCTACTCTTCCAGCGATTTTGATCATCGCTTGTACGTCTATGAAAACGACTTACTCTATACATTTTCCGTACCCTCTTTTCACGGTAAAGGGCAGCGCATGTACTTCATGTGGACTGGTCTATTTGACCGTCATCAATTTTGGGTGAAGACCATTTTCCACGAAGGATGGGAGGTTCGCCTTCAGTATCGACTCAAATGGTAG
- a CDS encoding proprotein convertase P-domain-containing protein, giving the protein MAFYGIAPATLTDTSEFQWYSGEGSTEVGDTVSFIYNQIGFFTGGVRIRTDSSCISSLQSIYVLVSQKVSWSTVTWTDTICISEIATFQWDPLSRDTVNTTCDSLFLEPLYLPDKGDGPSDTYLDTLWIDCYSTDDTIQGASDFLSTCLNIEHSWMGDLSITLFAPSGDSVVLYPSSDFSSAHLGEPVDLTSAQDVPGTGYTYCFTETQPDYGTLGSASSLSHSYTNNLGNVVSGSYMPAGGYLPEEPFSQLIGSSVNGPWVIQIIDHVGSDNGWLFDWSINFNAASIGTLQQFVSGFQTQWSAPAGFNAQSYDSVSTYNPMDNGSFTFDLTVTDTVFRRTLDTSLTLFVDTFSNPMARNSTICFEDNFPWLVNEGSAVESQWYYPDTTTLWATGDSVAPPNLTVPDTFLIYLKTSSLRCESRWDTAVYIRYPELQLDAPDVSIFAGQSASLGATASGGSGNYSYSWVPTIPLTGANTQHPSTWILQNDLNVLVTATDNARGCSLSQIVQIEVNSPLTVDAGNNDTLCTGGSISLNALIDNGGQPVDSVRWAGPNGTYLQNPVTFFPTISGWHVFTAYSDPFTDSDSIYIALATPPYAGPDFTDTLCSYVAPALAQVLDPSASDQGNWWDSNGALVDPYTSAGIGSYYYIVEGSPCPSDTAVYEFVFSGVSNLPVPDSIAWCSMSGVQSTSWITVDTDTIPVGSYLFAEVFANGPCTDTVWHYYEIKPLPQASWTTPSDTLCINSSPQALTGLPAGGQFSGPGVIGGQFDPATAGLGHHLITYTATQDGCSDTDTIYFTVVSLPTAGFLTQPDTLCFGSAPVDLTPFPQAAQITGTGIVGSSFDPSLAGIGLHTVYVSYTDSTGCSAQDSIKIEVVPEPLVSVTMNDSLCHPAGMMALSASPPGGQFFGTYVQGDSLYVTSSGSFDIGYRYTNSFGCSDSTSFTIHIGVEPQVIFDTLDSLCQDQDPRSLVASPIGGYFQGPGIVGSTFDPGTAGVGIHWITYHYSTAYGCLDSSSIEVTVLPTPIAQLQSIPDTLCSTDPIYTLVSNAITTSYVDSFLSTVLDPGILSPGYHSLLTIAQQAGCVDSVSQVFWIEPQPILSLASPTPICINAGLQPLPIGTPPGGIYSGPGISNGQFDPTLVGPGAHQIQYTYSNPFGCTDSISVIWTVNPIQGFTINDYPSTLCEGDNPVDLNIVQPAGGTLSGPGLSGGFFDPSISGPGTHQITYTFINSLGCTSDTVLQFDVLPAPTVLFTGLPDFCLNDPPFTLLGGFPMGGNYSGPQVSNGTFNPIQTGSFVLEYIYVDTANGCIGRNWDTVVVHDLPAVPVISQTGHVLSIPSGPFSYDWLLNGSSLAGLNTASITAPSDGSYQVIVTDLNGCSSISQPFIFSTVGLATQDSNPWELYPNPSRDKVYIRGNRKADQWVVHDVLGRTVLKGENAVPQELDVSLWASGQYLLIIRSSEETFHMTFVVD; this is encoded by the coding sequence GTGGCATTTTACGGAATTGCGCCCGCAACTCTTACAGACACGAGTGAATTTCAATGGTACAGTGGCGAGGGAAGTACTGAAGTCGGAGATACTGTTTCCTTTATTTACAATCAGATTGGATTCTTTACGGGAGGCGTTCGTATTCGCACAGATTCAAGCTGCATCAGTTCGCTTCAGTCTATTTATGTCTTGGTTAGCCAAAAAGTGTCCTGGAGTACTGTCACTTGGACCGATACCATTTGTATTTCTGAGATTGCCACTTTCCAATGGGACCCGTTATCTCGGGACACAGTTAACACAACATGCGACTCGCTCTTTCTCGAACCATTGTACTTGCCAGACAAAGGGGACGGACCTAGCGACACGTACCTCGATACCCTTTGGATTGATTGCTACAGTACAGACGATACCATTCAAGGTGCCTCAGACTTTCTGTCTACTTGCCTCAACATAGAGCACAGTTGGATGGGTGATCTCAGCATAACCCTTTTTGCACCGTCGGGAGATTCGGTCGTCTTATACCCCTCTTCCGATTTCTCTTCGGCACATCTTGGTGAGCCTGTAGATTTGACCTCCGCACAAGATGTTCCTGGAACGGGATACACCTACTGCTTCACGGAAACGCAACCCGATTATGGTACGCTAGGTAGTGCATCTTCATTATCACATAGTTATACCAACAACCTCGGAAATGTAGTCTCCGGAAGCTATATGCCTGCGGGTGGATATCTTCCCGAAGAACCCTTTAGCCAGCTCATTGGCAGTTCGGTAAATGGCCCATGGGTAATCCAAATTATAGATCATGTTGGATCTGATAACGGTTGGCTATTCGACTGGTCCATTAACTTTAATGCAGCTTCTATCGGAACCCTTCAACAGTTTGTTTCGGGGTTTCAAACCCAATGGTCCGCCCCAGCAGGTTTCAATGCACAATCTTATGACAGCGTCAGTACGTACAATCCAATGGACAATGGTTCGTTCACTTTTGATTTGACCGTTACCGACACGGTTTTTCGTAGAACCCTAGACACTTCGCTCACCCTCTTCGTCGACACCTTCTCAAACCCAATGGCAAGGAATTCTACAATTTGCTTTGAAGACAATTTTCCTTGGCTTGTGAATGAAGGTAGCGCTGTAGAGTCTCAATGGTATTATCCGGATACTACTACGCTTTGGGCGACTGGCGATAGTGTTGCTCCACCAAATTTAACAGTTCCAGACACGTTCTTGATCTACCTAAAAACGAGCTCCCTCCGGTGTGAGTCAAGGTGGGACACGGCGGTGTATATTCGCTACCCAGAGCTACAGCTCGATGCCCCTGACGTCAGTATTTTCGCGGGCCAATCCGCCAGTTTGGGGGCGACAGCTTCCGGAGGATCAGGAAACTACTCCTACAGCTGGGTCCCTACGATTCCCCTAACTGGTGCAAACACCCAACATCCCTCAACTTGGATACTCCAAAATGATCTAAATGTCTTGGTAACGGCTACAGATAATGCTCGAGGGTGTTCCTTATCCCAAATTGTGCAAATTGAAGTCAACAGCCCTTTAACCGTCGATGCTGGAAACAATGACACGCTCTGTACAGGAGGCAGTATCTCGTTAAATGCACTAATTGACAACGGTGGCCAGCCTGTTGATTCCGTCCGCTGGGCCGGTCCAAATGGCACCTATCTACAAAATCCGGTTACCTTCTTCCCGACAATTTCGGGATGGCACGTGTTTACAGCCTATAGTGATCCATTCACAGATTCTGATTCCATTTACATAGCACTTGCTACACCTCCATATGCCGGACCGGACTTCACCGATACGCTTTGTTCCTATGTCGCACCTGCCCTCGCCCAGGTTTTGGATCCCTCAGCAAGTGATCAAGGAAACTGGTGGGATTCCAACGGTGCGCTAGTTGATCCCTATACGTCAGCAGGAATAGGATCCTACTACTACATTGTTGAAGGGTCTCCTTGCCCGTCCGACACCGCGGTCTATGAGTTTGTTTTTTCCGGTGTTTCGAATCTCCCCGTACCAGATTCTATTGCTTGGTGTTCCATGAGTGGAGTTCAAAGCACCTCCTGGATCACTGTAGATACGGACACCATCCCTGTAGGAAGCTATCTTTTTGCAGAAGTTTTCGCCAATGGACCTTGCACGGATACGGTTTGGCACTACTACGAGATTAAACCTCTCCCCCAAGCGTCTTGGACCACGCCTTCTGACACCCTCTGTATCAATTCGAGCCCACAAGCACTTACTGGGCTCCCAGCGGGAGGACAATTCTCCGGTCCAGGCGTCATAGGAGGGCAGTTTGACCCTGCCACCGCTGGGCTGGGCCATCACTTGATTACCTATACAGCGACACAAGACGGCTGCTCTGATACCGACACTATTTATTTTACTGTAGTCTCTCTGCCTACGGCAGGATTCTTGACTCAGCCCGATACCCTCTGTTTTGGCAGTGCGCCAGTAGATCTGACGCCTTTCCCTCAGGCCGCCCAAATTACTGGTACTGGAATAGTCGGCAGTTCTTTCGACCCTTCTTTAGCAGGCATTGGATTGCATACCGTTTACGTTTCGTACACCGATTCCACAGGCTGTTCAGCTCAAGACTCCATCAAAATAGAAGTTGTTCCAGAGCCCTTGGTCAGCGTGACCATGAATGATAGCCTTTGTCATCCAGCAGGAATGATGGCTCTATCCGCTAGTCCTCCTGGCGGGCAATTCTTTGGCACGTATGTACAAGGAGACAGTCTGTATGTCACCTCCTCAGGAAGCTTCGATATTGGTTATCGCTACACGAACTCCTTTGGCTGTTCCGATTCAACCTCTTTCACTATCCACATAGGTGTAGAACCACAAGTCATCTTCGATACCCTTGACTCTCTCTGTCAAGATCAGGACCCAAGAAGCTTAGTCGCGTCTCCAATTGGAGGCTATTTCCAGGGCCCGGGAATTGTTGGTTCCACTTTTGACCCTGGAACGGCTGGTGTGGGTATACATTGGATCACCTACCACTATTCGACGGCATACGGGTGCCTAGATTCGTCAAGTATTGAAGTAACCGTATTACCCACACCCATAGCCCAATTACAGTCCATTCCAGACACCTTGTGCTCTACCGACCCCATTTATACACTGGTATCAAACGCCATAACTACAAGCTATGTGGATAGCTTTCTTTCTACTGTCTTAGATCCTGGGATTCTTAGCCCAGGATATCATTCTTTGTTGACCATTGCACAGCAAGCGGGATGTGTCGATTCTGTAAGCCAGGTCTTTTGGATTGAACCCCAGCCCATCTTATCCCTAGCTAGTCCCACCCCAATTTGTATTAATGCAGGCCTCCAACCTCTACCGATTGGAACGCCGCCAGGGGGAATATACAGCGGTCCCGGTATTAGTAATGGACAATTTGACCCTACACTTGTGGGCCCAGGAGCTCACCAGATTCAGTATACTTATTCGAACCCATTTGGCTGCACAGATTCCATCTCCGTAATATGGACCGTAAACCCAATACAAGGCTTTACTATTAACGACTATCCTTCCACGCTTTGCGAAGGAGATAATCCTGTTGATCTGAATATTGTGCAACCAGCAGGTGGAACACTCAGTGGACCTGGTTTATCGGGCGGATTCTTTGACCCGTCAATTTCGGGACCTGGTACCCATCAGATTACCTATACCTTTATTAATAGCCTGGGATGTACGAGCGATACGGTTCTTCAATTTGACGTGCTACCAGCGCCCACAGTGCTTTTCACAGGCCTTCCAGATTTCTGTCTGAATGATCCGCCTTTTACCCTGCTTGGAGGTTTCCCAATGGGCGGAAATTATTCCGGACCTCAAGTAAGCAATGGGACGTTTAACCCTATACAAACAGGAAGCTTTGTCCTTGAATACATATACGTGGACACTGCAAATGGCTGTATAGGCAGAAATTGGGATACTGTAGTCGTACATGATTTACCAGCAGTTCCGGTTATCTCCCAGACCGGACATGTATTGAGTATTCCTTCTGGCCCATTCTCCTACGATTGGCTTTTGAATGGCTCCTCGCTAGCAGGCCTAAATACGGCAAGTATTACGGCTCCTAGCGACGGCTCCTACCAGGTAATCGTAACAGATCTCAATGGCTGTAGCAGCATTTCACAGCCGTTCATTTTCTCTACAGTAGGCCTAGCTACTCAGGATTCAAATCCTTGGGAGCTCTATCCAAACCCCAGTCGAGACAAGGTTTATATACGCGGCAATAGGAAAGCTGATCAGTGGGTCGTTCACGATGTTCTAGGAAGAACGGTCTTGAAAGGGGAAAATGCGGTACCACAAGAACTAGACGTTTCTCTATGGGCTTCCGGTCAATACCTTCTCATAATCAGGAGTTCCGAAGAAACATTCCATATGACTTTCGTAGTAGACTAG